In Pan troglodytes isolate AG18354 chromosome 20, NHGRI_mPanTro3-v2.0_pri, whole genome shotgun sequence, the genomic window CAGCGGCCCCCACAGCCTCCGCTCACCCCACATTACCTTGGAGGGAGATGAAGTGGGGGAGGTGGATTTCGGCGACAGCCTCCTCTGGCTCTGCAGTGACATCAAACAAGGGGCCACCCACCAGCCACTGTTCATGGTGCTGCAGGTCCAGGGCCAGGTGCTGACTCCAGGAACCAAACGCAATCGTCACCGTGACTGCATCCCTTACCAGGAAGCCGAGGCCTGTGGCTGACCACAGATACCAGCCAGCAGTGGGGAACCAAACACTGAAAGGAGCCAGAGTGATGTCATGACGGGAGAACCCCAGGACTTGGATTTAAGCAGCGATGTGCAGAGGGAGGTGGGATTTGAAGTGAGGCAAGGTTCAGGACCCATCTGCAACTTTCACTACATTAGAAAACGCTGGGGAGTtcattaacctctctgggccccaaTTTCTCTGCATTCTATATATGTTGAAATTAAAATACCAGTTTCACAGTGCATGAAATAAACATATTATTGATGAAATTTTAGCTGTCATAAGGGACGGAGCCTACAGACTTCCTTTATATCAGAGCTGTTTTCAAATCATCAGCATCTTCCATTCTTACCTGTATCTGTTTGTGCTCTTATCAATCAACTCAACATCCACATTTCCTTCAGGCCCCAGAAACTGATGATTTGTATAATCTTGTTTGACCTCAAAACAGACTTTAGCAGCAAAACAGGAAGTTATTTTATCCTCTTCTGAGGAAACAGCTCCTGAAATGAAAATACTAGACATGTAAGAGGTAAAGAGTTGGAAGAGGCATGGCCTAAAGGACTCCTGAAGGCTGAATTGCACAGGTGCTGTTGGGATACAGATATCGAATGAGAACAGAGAGTGACCAGAATATGGAGTTTTGCTCATGACTAAACATATACCCCAAATTCCATAGGGTTTTCTGGGAAGCCAGGCTGGACAGCTTTGGTGGGAGGCACCATTTGCTAAGGACTGGAACCAATGCACTGCTACTGGTCCCAAGTAGCAGATGACACCTTCTGCTGGTGAGGAAAGTCCAGGTCAGAAAAGGATCAAGCTCCAAAGCTGAAGAGGCAAAAGGGCATGCATCCTTCCTAGTGCCTGCTGCTGTCCCCAGTCACCAGGACAATGCCCTGGTTCCCCTGAGCATTTCCGTGCCCCAGTGGTGAGAGGCTTACATGTCCCCGTTTAAACTGCACAGTGCACTGTGGCTGAGGTAAGAAAAACCACTCCTGATCTTCACTGTACAAAAGACCCTAAATTGTCTTCTCCACATAAAACCACAGAAGAATTCCATCAATCCACACACCCTTCACTCCTCTCCCTATTAGCCCATTACCTGAATCTTGTCCCTCCGAAGATTCCTGGTCTTCTGATACTCTGTAGGTTGGTATAGAGAGTAAAATTTCCCTCTTCGAAGTTTTCCTTCttattaaagaataaatcataaatgttagaaataatagtttcttttaaagactaactTCCTTCAAGCCTCCTTGCTTTGTGCTAATAACTCTTCGTTAAGCCCTCTCCTGTGTAGCTGTTAAACATGCTTACAGGCACATAGTACATTCTATATCCTTGTACTTTAACCAAGATATTTGTGCTAGACATGCTCACAGGCATGTTCCAGCTCGCAGCCTACGCTCCTTCCCTATTTGGCATaagcaacttcctcttttcctttgtctttccattACTTTTAcctatttagaaaagttttaaacCATTAGCCAATCGGGTTTTAGTTTAGATTGTGATGTCTGGCTCCAGCCAATAGGGACAGAACACAGCAGGAAGGACAAACCGCGTAAGGAATAAAAATTGCTTACCCACTTGGTTCAAACGTGCTTTCGCCATTGTTCCGTCTGCGATGAGCactctttctgcagaaagtaaaaatggccgTGCTAagagaattaaatttatgttcaagtgctgtTTCTTCGCAGCACCGGGGAACAAAcattctatttctaaataaacaCTTTTGCATGTAACAGTTGGGATCCCCATGttacaaaaagatgaaaaatatcaaGAATCAGttgatgaagatgaagatgacGTTATTGAAAACTAGAGCTGCACTGTCCCGTAGAGTAGCCGCTACCCGGATGTGCTATTTAAATTTGTATGAATTAAACTTAGGTAAACTTTAGTTTCTCAGTTGCACTatccatatttcaagtgctcaacaccTACATGTCACTCACGGCTATAACACTGTGTAGCAGAGAACGGAACACTCCcgtcatcacagaaagttctcttAGACAGGATGGGCCTAGACTATCAAAAAATAGAAGACATTttgaataaagatattttacccagatttataaataatagagctAATGTGCTCCCTTGAGACAAATGTGTCTTGacatctctccctcttctctttgtACTATGCCCGTGTTCAACATGGACACAGCCAGGTTCTCCGGCTTAAATTGCTCCAATTGGTATCATATGATGTTGGAATCAAAGACTGAAGCAGTAATTCACCAATGCGTGAAATGCATGCATTTATATTCCAAGGTAATTTCGACCTTGACCAcacctgggaagctttaaaaaCCACCCAATAACCCAGGTCAAAGCCACACCAATTGAATCAGAAGTCTGGAGGTGGGACCGAAGCATCAGTGCTTTCAAAGCCTCACAGGTGATTCCAATATTAGCCAACATGGGCTCTATGATCTACACGGTGAACCAATGGTTCATCAGGTCCCTGGAGAGAAATCTGCCCTAACACAGGTGATACCTTCTGGAGGAAGGTGACCAACTCCATCAAATTCTCTGCTTGGGGTGTTGAATGTGGAACAAATCAAGACTAGGGGAGTCAGAGGGTGAAACTTCCAGTCCCTAAGAGGGGCAATGATGAAATAGGCAATAAAAACGTTTACTTCTGTGGCAGTAACATTTACTGCATAACAGATGCTGCTGTGGAATCATGAAACATGGTTTGCTTTTCTCCTGACATTTCCTTAGATTCCCTGATCCTTTGATCTATTCCTTGAGGTGTCTTGTTTATTTCAACATGAAAGAGACCAGCAGAGAAACTGACACTGACATGGGTTAGGTTTAAAAAGAACAGGTATCTGGAGGAGCAGGATGAAGAGAAAAGCTCTATAGCGCTTTTCTCAGAAGGATTCTGTGGGCAAGCCAAGCATGGAGAGACCCCTGGGCTGACATCCTAAGACTGGTTGCTGTCTGCAGCTACCCATTTCGCCATGGATTCAGGTAGCTACAGGCAAAGCAGCAAGAGTAACAGCAAGAGTAAACACGccattttatattctctctcCCGGCGCATGTGCATGCTGGAGTCTGCCTGCTGAGGAGGGGTTTAGAAGGTGGGAGGAAGCCAGAGCAGAAATGCAGACAGCGCGTCCCAGATCATGAGAACCATTTTCAGGGACTCTGCAAGCAAGGTTGTTCAATACAACCATTAGTCTAAATTAAACTATACATACTAACGTTTAAAGaaatcatattaaaaacaaaaggaatacaTACTGAAAACATACCCATTTCTAGTCATTTTTCTACACTTTCCAGCAGTCTATGCCCTTGAGGTTATTCATGTCTATTGTATCTGTGTGGTGAAAGTATGATGATGGACTTCTGTGTGTGTCCTCCCAACTCCCTCATAAGGAGCTTCACCTTGGTAGTTTGAAATCTGCCACGATGGGGATATTCACCCCTTGGAAATTGGCATATGCTACAAATAGTCACATTCTCCCCTCCCCGGTGTTAAACCTCAGGACCCCACTGCAGCCTTCAGCCTCATCATTAGCCAGTTTCCTAGAGAATTAGGTTGGTTTTATCCACTGAGTAACAGCTCAACCAGAATAACACACTGGTCTTTGATTGCATTGCTCCTTGCCTTTTTGTATATAGGTTCTCTAGACACCTCCATGGAAGAAAATGTCATTGCCTAAGATTTGATTCAAAAATGTCTGGATTCATTGGCAATAATGCTCCTGCATTCTAATGAATAATATTGATGCATAATGAATGAGCTTATGATTATTCATTGAACAATTcaatgaatattattcagtgaataATCATAAGCTCATTCATTATACCCATTATGCTTATTCATAATGAATGAACATAAGCTCATTCTCTCTAATGAGTTTtgtgaaacatatttttaaatacctattcaccttttgtgtatatttttggcagtgaaaaaatgtctatttaaattattacctcattttaaaaattgtgtttttgcctttttattatagCTTGTATTCTGCAGTTTAAAATCAGaggactttaaaatatttttcgtccctgttttcattctttttggttCAATTTTGATTGTATTGTTTTCTCAATTATATTTTCAGAATGTCCATAACTACTACACAGAAATCCAATTAATATGTGTATTTTGATCTCATAGTCTACAACATTGCTAAACTTATTACTTACTTTGAGTGGGTTTTTAGGAAATTGCTCAGGGGATGACGTCTTGgccatttaaagaaaattacttcTTTTCTTAGCAATCTtggttccttttctttctttttttcttgcatgaTCGTTTTCTGTAGCAAAATTCTACAGGACAATGTTTAATAGAAGGGGAAAAAGTGAACCTTTGTGTCTTGTTCTCACTCTCAGggggagacagtcttgctttccACCGAGTGTAATGTTTACTGTGGGTTTTCTGTACCTGTCCTTTACTAGGTTGTGGATGTTCTATTCAACTCCtagtaatttttaaagctttaattATAAAATGGAATCAGTGCAGTGTTTTTATTCTGTGTCAGATGATCACGCCTTAATCTTCCTTGATTTTCTTAGTATGGGATATTATCTTAAATAATTttgaacagctttattgaggtataattgatctacaaaaaaaacccttcatgTTTAAGGTACTCAAGTTGATGAGATTGAATATACACCTGTGATATATCATTTTCTCTGATTCCAATGAAAATCACCTAAATTCCCCCAATTCTCATGTTCCTCTGTGATATTGAGATATAGCAACCAATACTGTCAGCTTTTCTCAAGAATAGTTTCCCTTGCCTGGAATCCTCATCCTCAGCCGGTTGATGTGGTTGTGGCTCAGGAAGAATGCTGTACTCTGATTCCCCTGCCTCCACCTGATACTCAGGCGTTGGGATATTTTGTGTGTTGCTCGTCTCTTCCACACTTGAATGGCATGATCCTCCAGGTGTCCTAAGGAAACAGAATGGGATTTGTACTACAAATATAGGGTAGGTGCCTGGTGGTATCATAGACTCTGCAGGAAGATCTTATGTTAATAGCCAGAGACCCCATATTTTGTCTTTAGGAAAGGCTTTTCTCAGGCTCCCATGGCACCGTCTCACTTCTTGTTATACTGAATTTAAGAGTCTTTCTGTCTCCCACTAAATACCATGTGTTTACATTCAGAAAGCAGACCTCAGTCCATTTTTAACACTTAACATTTGACACAAGGTTTACTTGCATAACAGGTCAACATATATGTTGACCTAAACAACCTTCCTGAAAAATGCAGGGGAAAACTGAGATTCCTGGTTTATACTCCACATTCACCCATCATTTGTGTCAAAGAAAATGGAACCCTAGGATGATTGACTTAAAGTCCAGCACATTAATGAGATTGGGCATGTGTGATAAGAATCCATGGAACAGTGGAGGCTCCTCTTCTGCCCTCTGCTTCCACACGGTGAGGGGAGGCTGGGTAAAGACGAGAGTGCTCAGAGGGAAGGAAATGATGGATACTGCACTTACTTCCTACTTCCATCAAGGATCCTTATTCAGATACAGCACATGAAAGCCCTATGCTAGATCCTTTCCTCGTCTTCATTTTCAAGGGCTGGGATCCGGTCTCCTTTGGGTGGCGGGAATCAAGATTGGGGTTAGGAGCAAGAAGGTGTCTATTGAGTCAAGATCTTCACTAGCTAATATGACAGCCACTAACCACACatgcctgtttaattttttttttcaattttagagcATGTACTGTTTATTAACTGACcagattagaaaaataatcatggtAAACACCTTAGTGTCTTAGTTCATTCTTCTAAGAAGCCTGTGGATCTGGTCCTCCCTGTTGCCAGCATCTCCACCTTCTACAAAATGGGCAgtctttttcttcattccacCTCATGGAGAGGATAATTTGAAGGGCCACAGGAAGTCGTTTGCttcttcaaaatgttttccagCAGTACAGATCTCAGGAATCTCATCTTCCAGGCTGAGGATGCCATATTACCAAAAGGTCAAGCAATCAAAGTGTTATCCATCAAAGCAATTCTTTTCCTCCTGATTTTGCCATCATCACACTTGTAGATCAGTTCATTTACTGGCCTCGGCTTTGGGTACCTCCATGCAATAGATGGTTCTACAATCCTCAGCATGTTAACTGAAGTTTCTTGAGCTTCACAAAGGTTCCATTAGAGATTCGATGGAGGCAAAGAAGCTGCAACACCTTTCGACCTTTGGGCTCCCACCATTGACCCCTCTGATCCTGATGACAAAGGCCAATTTGGGttctgcaggtacacagaagttgCCAGCTTTTCTTGGCATCCTCGCCATTCAAACTGCAGTTCTGTCCAACTGCCTATATTCCTTGTGATAGTGCCTTGCTTATTCATAGATaagcttcctccttcccttttgaAGCATCTTTTGGGCAAACTTCTTTCTCAGGCACTTGATCTTCAGCTCTGCACAATTCCTTAGCTttttctcccatccaagtactaaccaggcccgaccctgcttagcttccaagatcaGAAGAGATCGGGTGCATCCAGGGTGGTAAGCTGGAgactcctttcctttttcttaaggGTTTCTGGCATGGCAGGAACCTTCTTCTCTGTGACACCTTCCATGGTTCCAGtcaaaaaactaaattttaattttaatgaactaATTAAATGTGAAAATCAGTTTCTCATTTGAACTAGCAAATTTCAAGTGTTTCGATGCCACCTGTGGCCAGCGGCTTCCGTATTGGACAGCAGAGATAGGGAACATTTTCATCCTGGTAAGAGCTCTCTTTTGGACAGCACTGACTTTACTCATCTGCTGCACTCCAGTTGGCCAAAAAGTCCTGCTTTGGGGTGTCTGGCATTGATTTAACCAAACAAAGTGGTTCTTTGCGCCGTACCATCAGTAGTCTCCTGTGTGTAGCACTGCCCTTGAAATATCCTATGGGGAAGGGATGGATGGACTAAGCAAGACTGAGGAATTCCTGTGTTCATTAGCAGTACGTTCAGCCTGTCAAATAGCACCTGGAAATAGAATCTATACCTGAGCTAATACCAATGTATCAATATCAATGTCCTGTTTTTGACAATGACTAGTCTTATTAAAAAGTactggctgggcaccatggctcacgcctgtaatcccagcactttgggaggccgaggcaggtggatcacctgaggtcaggagttcgagaccagcctgaccaacatggtgaaaccccatctctgtgagaaatacaaaaaattagctgggcatggtggcacacgcctgtggtcccagctactcagcaggctgaggcaggagaattgcttgaacttgggaggtggaggttgcagtgagcagagattgtgccactgcactccagcctgggtgacagagcaagactctgaaaaaaaaaaaaaagaggaaggaaggaaggaaggaaggaaggaaggaaggaaggaaggaaagaaagaaagaaaaagaaagaaagaaagaaaggagggagggagggaggaaggaaaagaactagaaaattataacaaaaaagaaaaagaaaacaatatactGATTTTATGTAATTAGCCTAAATGTCTCTgcttcatataaattttatatgagaCAGAGAAATAAGATTCAAAATCTTCCATTTGTCTCCAAAGAATACATGTTTCTTACTTATGGAATGCTATCTGATGGGAAATGGAAGCTGCTGCAGTCATGTCCCGTTCGCCACGGTGATGCTCTCTGTAACGGCAGCGAGGCACAGAATACTCCTTCGTTGAGCTCTGATTGCATCTGCATCCACACAGCCTGGGAAAACAGAAATGGAGTTGGGATGTAAGTaggtgggagggacctgatgctAGGACAGTCTCTTCACTGTGATGCAGTGTGAAGCAGCCCTTGATCAGGTGCCCATCTTTAGAGACACCTTCTCTGATGCCCAACCTATAATAAAAGCCCATTCCCCCACATTTTTGTTGAATTAACTGCATCTCTCTTTCCACTCAGTAGACAATGATCTTATCTCAGCAGGCATGCCTCCTTTGATTCTCAATCCCTGATGGTCACCACAGTCTATCACGCTTGGTGACATTCACTACGGGCTTCTGAAACAATACCGCCTTCTTGTAAGTGGTAGAAGCATAAGAAGTGGCCTACTCTTCTATCCATCACTGATCCTTAAAAGGAGGGAATGTTGGGGATCCgttccaagatggcagaataggaacagctccagtctgtagctcccagcatgatcaacacagaagacaggtgatttctgcatttccaactgaggtacctggttcatctcactgggactggttggacagtgggtgcagcccacagagggtgagccaatgcagggtggggcatcgcctcacccaggaagcacaaggggtcgggggatttccctttcctagccaagggaagccgtgataaactgtacctggaaaaacgggacactcctgcccaaatactgtgcttttcccatggtcttagcaacCAGCAAACCAGGAGATTCTTTCCCATGCCTAGCTCGGCAGGTCCCATGTCCAtgaagccttgctcactgctagcacagcagtctgacatCGACTTGccaggcagcagcctggcagggggaggggcgtctgccattgcttaGGCTTaggtaggtaaacaaagcagctgggaagctcaaactgggcagagcccatcacagctcagcaaggcctactgcctgtatagactccatctctgtgggcagggcatagctgaacaaaaggtgcagaaacttctgcagacttaaacatccctgtctgatagctctgaagacagcaatggttctcccagcatggcgtttgagctcagaacggacagactgcctcctcaagtgggtccctgacccccatgtagcctaactgggagacatctcccagtaggggctcacagacacctcatacaggcgggtgcccctctggaacaaaggttccagaggaaggatcaggaagcaacatttgcttttctgcaatatttgctgttctgcagcctctgctggtgattaCAGAGGCGAacggggtctggagtggacctccagcaaactccaacagacctgcagctgagggtcctgactgttagaaggaaaactaacaagcagaaaggaatagcatcaacatcaacaaaaaggacatccacaccaaaacctcatctgtaggtcaccaacatcaaagaccaaaggtagataaaaccacaaagatggggagaaaccagagcagaaaagctgaaaactctaaaaaccagagcgcccCTTCTCccccaaaggatcacagctcctcaccagcaacagaacaaagctggatggagaacaactttgatgagttgacagaagtaggcttcagaaggtcggtaataacaaacttctccaagctaaagaagcatgtttgaACTCATCGCAAGGAagacaaaaacattgaaaaaaggttagacgaatggctaagtagaataaacagtgtagagaagactttaaatgacctgatggagctgaaaaccatggcatgagaactatgtgacgcatgcaaaagcttcaatagccaattcgatcaagtggaagcactgatatcagtgattgaagatcaaattaatgaaataaagtgagaaaacaagtttagagaaaaaagagtaaaaaagaaacgaacaaagcctccaagaaatatgggactatgtgaaaagaccaaacctacatttgattggtgtacctgaaagtgacaggaagaatggaaccaagttggaaaacactctttagggtattatccaggaga contains:
- the LOC129135367 gene encoding caspase recruitment domain-containing protein 8 isoform X8, whose translation is MGRRRCSKKRCPKWLFRWLCGCRCNQSSTKEYSVPRCRYREHHRGERDMTAAASISHQIAFHKTPGGSCHSSVEETSNTQNIPTPEYQVEAGESEYSILPEPQPHQPAEDEDSRILLQKTIMQEKKKEKEPRLLRKEVIFFKWPRRHPLSNFLKTHSKKSAHRRRNNGESTFEPSGRKTSKREILLSIPTYRVSEDQESSEGQDSGAVSSEEDKITSCFAAKVCFEVKQDYTNHQFLGPEGNVDVELIDKSTNRYSVWFPTAGWYLWSATGLGFLVRDAVTVTIAFGSWSQHLALDLQHHEQWLVGGPLFDVTAEPEEAVAEIHLPHFISLQAGEVDVSWFLVAHFKDEGMVLEHPARVEPFYAVLEKPSFSLMGILLRIASGTCLSIPITSNTLIYYHPHPEDIKFHLYLVPSDALLTKAIDDEEDRFHGVRLQTSPPVEPLNFGSSYIVSNSANLKVMPKELKLSYRSPGEIQHFSKFYAGQMKEPIQLEITEKRHGTLVWDTEVKPVDLQLAAASAPPPFSGLLWQRQPLNPPPAR
- the LOC129135367 gene encoding caspase recruitment domain-containing protein 8 isoform X11, coding for MGRRRCSKKRCPKWLFRWLCGCRCNQSSTKEYSVPRCRYREHHRGERDMTAAASISHQIAFHKTPGGSCHSSVEETSNTQNIPTPEYQVEAGESEYSILPEPQPHQPAEDEDSRILLQKTIMQEKKKEKEPRLLRKEVIFFKWPRRHPLSNFLKTHSKKSAHRRRNNGESTFEPSGRKTSKREILLSIPTYRVSEDQESSEGQDSGAVSSEEDKITSCFAAKVCFEVKQDYTNHQFLGPEGNVDVELIDKSTNRYSVWFPTAGWYLWSATGLGFLVRDAVTVTIAFGSWSQHLALDLQHHEQWLVGGPLFDVTAEPEEAVAEIHLPHFISLQAGEVDVSWFLVAHFKDEGMVLEHPARVEPFYAVLEKPSFSLMGILLRIASGTCLSIPITSNTLIYYHPHPEDIKFHLYLVPSDALLTKAIDDEEDRFHGVRLQTSPPVEPLNFGSSYIVSNSANLKVMPKWISSLQLHQPLLLSQGYCGNANL
- the LOC129135367 gene encoding caspase recruitment domain-containing protein 8 isoform X12 → MGRRRCSKKRCPKWLFRWLCGCRCNQSSTKEYSVPRCRYREHHRGERDMTAAASISHQIAFHKTPGGSCHSSVEETSNTQNIPTPEYQVEAGESEYSILPEPQPHQPAEDEDSRILLQKTIMQEKKKEKEPRLLRKEVIFFKWPRRHPLSNFLKTHSKKSAHRRRNNGESTFEPSGRKTSKREILLSIPTYRVSEDQESSEGQDSGAVSSEEDKITSCFAAKVCFEVKQDYTNHQFLGPEGNVDVELIDKSTNRYSVWFPTAGWYLWSATGLGFLVRDAVTVTIAFGSWSQHLALDLQHHEQWLVGGPLFDVTAEPEEAVAEIHLPHFISLQAGEVDVSWFLVAHFKDEGMVLEHPARVEPFYAVLEKPSFSLMGILLRIASGTCLSIPITSNTLIYYHPHPEDIKFHLYLVPSDALLTKAIDDEEDRFHGVRLQTSPPVEPLNFGSSYIVSNSANLKVMPKWISSLQLHQPLLLSQVQPL
- the LOC129135367 gene encoding caspase recruitment domain-containing protein 8 isoform X1, giving the protein MGRRRCSKKRCPKWLFRWLCGCRCNQSSTKEYSVPRCRYREHHRGERDMTAAASISHQIAFHKTPGGSCHSSVEETSNTQNIPTPEYQVEAGESEYSILPEPQPHQPAEDEDSRILLQKTIMQEKKKEKEPRLLRKEVIFFKWPRRHPLSNFLKTHSKKSAHRRRNNGESTFEPSGRKTSKREILLSIPTYRVSEDQESSEGQDSGAVSSEEDKITSCFAAKVCFEVKQDYTNHQFLGPEGNVDVELIDKSTNRYSVWFPTAGWYLWSATGLGFLVRDAVTVTIAFGSWSQHLALDLQHHEQWLVGGPLFDVTAEPEEAVAEIHLPHFISLQAGEVDVSWFLVAHFKDEGMVLEHPARVEPFYAVLEKPSFSLMGILLRIASGTCLSIPITSNTLIYYHPHPEDIKFHLYLVPSDALLTKAIDDEEDRFHGVRLQTSPPVEPLNFGSSYIVSNSANLKVMPKELKLSYRSPGEIQHFSKFYAGQMKEPIQLEITEKRHGTLVWDTEVKPVDLQLAAASAPPPFSGAAFVKENHRQLQARMGDLKGVLDDLQDNEVLTENEKELVEQEKTRQSKNEALLSMVEKKGDRALDVLFRSISERDPYLVSYLRQQNL
- the LOC129135367 gene encoding caspase recruitment domain-containing protein 8 isoform X4, which translates into the protein MGRRRCSKKRCPKWLFRWLCGCRCNQSSTKEYSVPRCRYREHHRGERDMTAAASISHQIAFHKTPGGSCHSSVEETSNTQNIPTPEYQVEAGESEYSILPEPQPHQPAEDEDSRILLQKTIMQEKKKEKEPRLLRKEVIFFKWPRRHPLSNFLKTHSKKSAHRRRNNGESTFEPSGVSEDQESSEGQDSGAVSSEEDKITSCFAAKVCFEVKQDYTNHQFLGPEGNVDVELIDKSTNRYSVWFPTAGWYLWSATGLGFLVRDAVTVTIAFGSWSQHLALDLQHHEQWLVGGPLFDVTAEPEEAVAEIHLPHFISLQAGEVDVSWFLVAHFKDEGMVLEHPARVEPFYAVLEKPSFSLMGILLRIASGTCLSIPITSNTLIYYHPHPEDIKFHLYLVPSDALLTKAIDDEEDRFHGVRLQTSPPVEPLNFGSSYIVSNSANLKVMPKELKLSYRSPGEIQHFSKFYAGQMKEPIQLEITEKRHGTLVWDTEVKPVDLQLAAASAPPPFSGAAFVKENHRQLQARMGDLKGVLDDLQDNEVLTENEKELVEQEKTRQSKNEALLSMVEKKGDRALDVLFRSISERDPYLVSYLRQQNL
- the LOC129135367 gene encoding caspase recruitment domain-containing protein 8 isoform X3, with the protein product MGRRRCSKKRCPKWLFRWLCGCRCNQSSTKEYSVPRCRYREHHRGERDMTAAASISHQIAFHKTPGGSCHSSVEETSNTQNIPTPEYQVEAGESEYSILPEPQPHQPAEDEDSRILLQKTIMQEKKKEKEPRLLRKEVIFFKWPRRHPLSNFLKTHSKKSAHRRRNNGESTFEPSGKTSKREILLSIPTYRVSEDQESSEGQDSGAVSSEEDKITSCFAAKVCFEVKQDYTNHQFLGPEGNVDVELIDKSTNRYSVWFPTAGWYLWSATGLGFLVRDAVTVTIAFGSWSQHLALDLQHHEQWLVGGPLFDVTAEPEEAVAEIHLPHFISLQAGEVDVSWFLVAHFKDEGMVLEHPARVEPFYAVLEKPSFSLMGILLRIASGTCLSIPITSNTLIYYHPHPEDIKFHLYLVPSDALLTKAIDDEEDRFHGVRLQTSPPVEPLNFGSSYIVSNSANLKVMPKELKLSYRSPGEIQHFSKFYAGQMKEPIQLEITEKRHGTLVWDTEVKPVDLQLAAASAPPPFSGAAFVKENHRQLQARMGDLKGVLDDLQDNEVLTENEKELVEQEKTRQSKNEALLSMVEKKGDRALDVLFRSISERDPYLVSYLRQQNL
- the LOC129135367 gene encoding caspase recruitment domain-containing protein 8 isoform X2; translated protein: MGRRRCSKKRCPKWLFRWLCGCRCNQSSTKEYSVPRCRYREHHRGERDMTAAASISHQIAFHKTPGGSCHSSVEETSNTQNIPTPEYQVEAGESEYSILPEPQPHQPAEDEDSRILLQKTIMQEKKKEKEPRLLRKEVIFFKWPRRHPLSNFLKTHSKKSAHRRRNNGESTFEPSGRKTSKREILLSIPTYRVSEDQESSEGQDSGAVSSEEDKITSCFAAKVCFEVKQDYTNHQFLGPEGNVDVELIDKSTNRYSVWFPTAGWYLWSATGLGFLVRDAVTVTIAFGSWSQHLALDLQHHEQWLVGGPLFDVTAEPEEAVAEIHLPHFISLQGEVDVSWFLVAHFKDEGMVLEHPARVEPFYAVLEKPSFSLMGILLRIASGTCLSIPITSNTLIYYHPHPEDIKFHLYLVPSDALLTKAIDDEEDRFHGVRLQTSPPVEPLNFGSSYIVSNSANLKVMPKELKLSYRSPGEIQHFSKFYAGQMKEPIQLEITEKRHGTLVWDTEVKPVDLQLAAASAPPPFSGAAFVKENHRQLQARMGDLKGVLDDLQDNEVLTENEKELVEQEKTRQSKNEALLSMVEKKGDRALDVLFRSISERDPYLVSYLRQQNL